Proteins from a single region of Sesamum indicum cultivar Zhongzhi No. 13 linkage group LG5, S_indicum_v1.0, whole genome shotgun sequence:
- the LOC105161873 gene encoding pentatricopeptide repeat-containing protein At1g08610, with protein sequence MAFAVLPLKSMMEVHNLHTQNSFPNQAYLNYGITHYPQGRALIPSRYSFVGNCETPCDPRWTEIYGKGATASLLRCKGQQTGVFHDTINEGSQKEFKLERYKIDVEKKLIDQTHSRKYTYPSKFSLDGPFVENDEKTNNEILENFCIRGKLLDAVKVVDVMTRRNQIPNFLCCIKLIRGLVNADRTDKAAKVLQLMVMTGGVPDIITYNMLIGGLCRKRHLKSALDVLEGMSLSGCPPDIITFNTIIRAMFYHGKYDAAIQFWKDQLRKGCPPYIITYTILIELVCKHIGARHALEIMEDLAVEGCYPDLITYNSMINLTCKQGNYEDATLVVSDLLSRGMEPNAVTYNTLLHSLCIYGCWDEVDEILLFMVETSNPPTVITYNILINGLCKHGLLDRAIDFLDQMVLRDCSPDIITYNTLLRALCKEAMVEEAIEILQCLGNTNSSPTLITYNIVIDGMAKHGFMEKALEVYKYMVEFGPCPDDVTYRCLIWGFCRADLVEDAVQLLNVMGNNSRRRVRDNCYRFIIHRLCQKKELDTAVQVIEMLTSSKRKYDSTFSSNIIQGIHAAGMTEEATELRQKLIEKKLFKE encoded by the coding sequence ATGGCCTTCGCAGTACTACCACTGAAATCAATGATGGAGGTTCACAATTTGCATACCCAGAATTCTTTCCCCAACCAAGCATATCTGAATTATGGCATCACTCATTATCCTCAAGGAAGGGCTCTGATTCCTTCTAGGTATTCATTTGTGGGTAACTGTGAAACTCCATGTGATCCACGGTGGACTGAGATTTATGGAAAAGGAGCAACGGCTTCTTTGCTAAGGTGTAAAGGGCAGCAAACTGGGGTTTTTCATGATACTATCAACGAGGGCAGTCAAAAAGAGTTCAAATTGGAAAGAtacaaaattgatgttgaaaAGAAACTCATTGACCAAACCCATTCGAGAAAATATACTTATCCTTCAAAATTCTCCTTGGATGGGCCCTTTgttgaaaatgatgagaaGACTAACAATGAAATTCTCGAGAATTTCTGCATTCGTGGGAAATTACTTGATGCAGTGAAGGTAGTAGATGTGATGACTCGTAGAAACCAAATTCCCAATTTTCTGTGCTGCATAAAGTTGATCAGAGGCCTTGTCAATGCTGACCGTACAGACAAAGCTGCTAAAGTCCTTCAACTAATGGTTATGACTGGTGGCGTTCCTGATATTATCACATACAACATGCTAATTGGTGGTCTGTGCAGGAAAAGGCATCTCAAGTCTGCTCTTGATGTCCTGGAAGGAATGAGCTTGAGTGGTTGCCCTCCAGATATTATCACTTTTAACACAATAATTCGAGCCATGTTTTATCATGGTAAGTATGATGCAGCCATCCAATTTTGGAAAGACCAGCTGAGAAAGGGGTGCCCTCcttatataattacttataCAATCCTCATTGAGTTGGTATGTAAACATATTGGAGCCAGACATGCTCTGGAGATCATGGAAGATCTAGCAGTTGAGGGATGTTATCCAGATCTGATAACCTACAATTCAATGATCAATCTTACTTGTAAACAGGGGAATTATGAAGACGCCACATTAGTTGTCTCTGATCTTCTCTCACGTGGAATGGAGCCCAATGCTGTAACGTACAACACTCTTCTCCATTCACTTTGTATATATGGGTGTTGGGATGAAGTAGATGAGATACTTCTCTTTATGGTTGAAACTTCAAACCCTCCTACAgttataacatataatattttgattaatggtcTATGCAAGCATGGTCTGCTTGATCGGGCTATTGACTTCCTTGATCAGATGGTTCTACGTGACTGTTCCCCTGATATAATTACTTATAACACGCTGCTACGTGCACTCTGTAAGGAGGCAATGGTAGAAGAAGCTATTGAAATTCTTCAGTGTTTGGGCAATACAAATAGCTCTCCTACCTTAATTACTTACAATATTGTGATTGATGGAATGGCGAAGCATGGTTTCATGGAGAAGGCACTGGAGGTGTACAAGTACATGGTAGAGTTTGGGCCTTGTCCAGATGATGTTACTTATCGATGCCTAATATGGGGGTTCTGTCGGGCAGATCTGGTTGAAGATGCTGTACAGTTACTAAATGTGATGGGTAATAATAGCCGACGCAGAGTAAGAGATAATTGTTATAGATTCATAATTCATAGATTATGCCAAAAGAAAGAACTGGATACTGCAGTTCAAGTCATAGAAATGTTGACTTCAAGTAAAAGAAAGTATGATTCTACCTTTAGCTCCAACATTATTCAAGGAATACATGCTGCAGGCATGACAGAGGAAGCTACAGAGTTACGGCAGAAGTTGATAGAGAAAAAGCTTTTCAAAGAATAG
- the LOC105161874 gene encoding uncharacterized protein LOC105161874, whose product MLRLACRKLCARMNGGCEIRHLSCTQRSAFHSARPCLAPRSFFGVEDFLDDDNSRPYTYQKEKKSKNPNKHVSFKQRTIAYMEPFTLDVFISKRFVSASITHRVTCKQVAVAGTNSKDIKAALKSRSDIPACLAIGQILADRAREADVYTASYTPRERDKFEGKIRAVVQSLIDSGIDIKIYLD is encoded by the exons ATGTTGAGACTTGCATGTCGTAAGTTATGTGCTCGCATGAATGGAGGCTGTGAAATCAGGCATTTATCATGTACACAGAGGAGTGCTTTTCACTCTGCTCGG CCTTGTCTGGCACCAAGAAGCTTTTTTGGGGTAGAAGATTTTCTTGATGATGATAATAGCCGGCCATACACTTATCAGAAAGAGAAGAAGTCAAAGAATCCAAACAAGCATGTATCTTTCAAGCAACGAACTATAGCTTACATGGAACCATTTACTCTGGACGTCTTCATTTCAAAGCGCTTTGTCTCAGCTTCAATCACCCACAGGGTGACATGCAAGCAGGTCGCAGTTGCTGGTACTAACTCCAAAGATATCAAGGCCGCACTCAAATCAAGATCAGATATACCTGCGTGTTTGGCCATAGGTCAGATTTTGGCTGATAGGGCTAGAGAAGCCGATGTCTATACAGCTTCTTATACTCCTAGGGAAAGGGATAAGTTTGAAGGGAAAATTAGAGCGGTTGTTCAGTCCCTCATCGACAGTGGAAttgatatcaaaatttatcttgATTGA
- the LOC105161875 gene encoding uncharacterized protein LOC105161875: MDCNKDEAIRAKQIAENKMENNDFEGARKVALKAQSLYPELENIAQLLSICDVHCSAQKRMLGSEKDWYAILQVESLADELTIKKQYRRLALFLHPDKNRFPGAEAAFKLICEANAVLSDPTKKSLYDSKIRVTVRSAFVNPPPHHMNRNSQLYKQYGAQNTVPVGLSSLNQRQATQPSISVRQEVFWTSCPFCSIKYQYPRKLVNTTLRCLKCLKNFTAYEISAQGVASGSNWAPHAQQVPAKPGVSQSAAFQRVPTQGNFTTGVQNVKGSSASYVGSQQNANRRTGHPEPGARTGSVCRGVRLESGTNISQHLKAKGSDGCNVNSWQGGKEGRACNGDANNRGTGNLKNKSRRRGRKLVVESSDSCDSTSESDLEDVTIKDNFCNPATDVNSGASRVHLRRSSRKRQHVSYNEGDDDDDLPGPLKRPQANKSSEDNGNERMTVESKEMGTVKPEESLQDKDGYCDKEVKARGKGGGMSGIHADTIEIKSDSDRDSYSSTNLGKDICDCGDPEFSDFDKNRNESCFAVNQFWACYDSVDGMPRFYAKVRKVCASPFELSITWLEPDPMDEAYEKWINGVLPVGSGSFKLGKTEKTSLLLTFSHQVNFGKGKKRGSFSIYPRKGEIWALFKDWDLSWSTNPENHKEYKYELVEVLSDFVAVSGIRVCYLDKVRGFLSLFQRSRHTETDCFLIGSSELLKFSHRIPCFKMTGAEREGVPVGSFELDPASLPLNPDDLYYPGKQKMETKKNMDPKVDRPPPKSAIKKGNFVKYESSSSAPKEFVDLEGTDR, encoded by the coding sequence ATGGACTGCAACAAAGATGAGGCCATCCGGGCCAAGCAAATCGCCGAGAATAAGATGGAAAATAATGACTTTGAAGGGGCTCGAAAGGTTGCACTGAAAGCACAGAGTCTTTACCCTGAACTTGAGAATATTGCCCAGCTGCTAAGCATCTGTGATGTTCACTGTTCAGCTCAAAAGAGAATGTTGGGATCAGAAAAGGACTGGTATGCAATCCTTCAAGTTGAAAGTTTGGCTGATGAGTTGACCATCAAGAAACAATACCGACGGCTTGCTCTTTTTCTGCATCCTGATAAGAACCGATTTCCTGGTGCAGAGGCCGCATTTAAGCTGATTTGTGAAGCAAATGCAGTGCTTTCAGACCCCACAAAGAAATCTCTATATGACAGTAAGATTAGAGTTACGGTTAGATCTGCTTTTGTAAATCCTCCACCCCATCACATGAATAGAAATTCTCAACTTTACAAGCAATATGGAGCTCAGAACACTGTTCCTGTTGGTCTTAGCAGTCTGAACCAACGTCAAGCAACTCAGCCCAGCATATCTGTCAGGCAGGAAGTGTTTTGGACAAGCTGCCCATTTTGCAGTATAAAATACCAGTACCCTAGAAAATTGGTGAATACAACTCTCCGCTGCCTGAAATGCTTAAAGAATTTCACGGCTTATGAAATAAGTGCTCAAGGTGTTGCCTCGGGCTCCAATTGGGCTCCACATGCTCAACAAGTGCCTGCAAAACCCGGTGTGAGTCAATCTGCTGCTTTTCAACGGGTACCAACTCAGGGTAATTTTACAACCGGTGTTCAAAATGTCAAGGGATCTTCAGCATCATATGTAGGATCTCAGCAGAATGCCAACAGGAGAACTGGTCACCCGGAACCAGGTGCTCGGACGGGTAGTGTTTGCAGAGGTGTACGGTTAGAAAGTGGTACCAACATCAGTCAGCATTTGAAAGCAAAAGGATCAGATGGCTGCAATGTCAATTCTTGGCAGGGTGGGAAGGAAGGTCGAGCATGCAATGGTGATGCAAATAATAGAGGAACAGGGAACCTAAAAAATAAGAGCAGGAGAAGGGGCAGGAAGCTTGTAGTGGAATCTAGTGACAGTTGTGACAGCACAAGTGAATCTGATCTAGAAGATGTGACCATTAAGGATAATTTCTGCAACCCGGCAACTGATGTGAATTCTGGAGCGAGTCGTGTCCATTTGCGGAGATCATCTCGGAAAAGGCAACATGTATCCTACAATGaaggtgatgatgatgatgacctTCCAGGTCCTCTCAAGAGACCGCAAGCAAACAAATCATCAGAAGATAATGGAAATGAGAGGATGACTGTGGAAAGTAAAGAAATGGGAACTGTTAAACCTGAAGAAAGTTTGCAAGACAAGGATGGTTACTGTGACAAAGAAGTGAAGGCAAGAGGAAAAGGCGGTGGTATGTCGGGAATTCATGCTGATACAATTGAAATCAAAAGTGACTCTGATCGAGATTCATATTCTAGTACTAATTTAGGTAAGGACATTTGTGACTGTGGAGACCCAGAATTTAGTGATTTTGACAAAAATCGAAATGAAAGCTGTTTTGCTGTAAATCAATTCTGGGCTTGTTATGATTCAGTTGATGGCATGCCAAGATTCTATGCTAAGGTGAGGAAGGTTTGTGCTTCTCCATTTGAATTGAGCATCACATGGTTGGAACCTGATCCTATGGATGAAGCTTATGAGAAATGGATAAATGGTGTGTTACCTGTTGGTTCCGGCAGTTTTAAGCTTGGCAAAACTGAAAAAACATCACTTCTTCTTACGTTCTCTCATCAAGTGAACTTTGGGAAAGGCAAGAAGAGAGGTTCTTTTAGCATATACCCCAGAAAGGGGGAAATTTGGGCTCTTTTCAAGGATTGGGATTTGAGCTGGAGCACCAACCCAGAAAATCATAAAGAGTATAAATATGAGCTCGTGGAGGTGCTCTCAGATTTTGTTGCAGTTTCTGGCATAAGAGTTTGTTACTTGGATAAAGTGAGAGGATTTCTGAGCCTTTTCCAGAGAAGTCGGCACACTGAGACTGACTGTTTTCTTATAGGCTCCAGTGAACTATTGAAGTTCTCCCACCGTATTCCCTGTTTCAAAATGACAGGCGCTGAAAGAGAGGGAGTGCCTGTGGGTTCCTTTGAACTCGATCCTGCTTCCCTACCTCTGAATCCTGATGACTTGTATTACCCTGGCAAACAAAAGATGGAAACCAAGAAAAACATGGACCCTAAAGTTGATCGTCCACCACCCAAGTCGGCTATAAAGAAGGGTAACTTTGTGAAATATGAGAGCAGTAGTAGTGCTCCAAAAGAGTTTGTAGATTTGGAGGGGACTGATAGGTAG